The following are encoded in a window of Sminthopsis crassicaudata isolate SCR6 chromosome 3, ASM4859323v1, whole genome shotgun sequence genomic DNA:
- the TLR7 gene encoding toll-like receptor 7 isoform X1, with the protein MILNMKVLLMRKLYRPFLILFHLFLWCKLPGARWFPKTLPCNVTQNIMEASVMVNCSNKHLTEIPKGIPYNTTNLTLTINHIPKITPSSFDGLKNLVEIDFRCNCVPVRIGPKDHICLKRPKISFGSFKNLTNLKSLYLDGNQLSEIPLGLPSNLQLLSLEANHISSITKENLTELDNLEILYLGQNCYFRNPCNVSFFIEKDAFQSLRNLTVLSLKADNLTTVPTILPSSLRELYLYNNIIQSIEKDDFRNLNQLEILDLSGNCPRCFNVPFPCIPCPNNSALKIHKNAFDSLTELKFLRLHSNSLQNIPKSWFKNTKKLEELDLSQNFLAKEIGDAKFLYSLGSLIKLDLSFNYEPQIYRAYLNLSKAFASLKNLKILRLKGYVFKELKSNDLLSLQKLSHLEVLDLGTNFIKIAELGMLKKFQALKNIDLSVNKISPSGETSQNGFCSMSRTSTEFHVSQGFESMHYFKYDEFARSCMFKNKEKPSLSLINNDCQSYGKSLDLSRNNIFFINPNDFQDLSFLECLNLSGNSISQTLNGSEFHPLGKLKYLDFSNNKLDLLHPTAFQELQELEVLDISGNSHYFLSEGITHMLNFTKNLPFLKKLMMNGNAISTSTSTKMESESLSVLEFRGNRLDILWRDGDNRYLQFFRNLNKLEELDISENSLSFLPLGAFEGMPPNLKTLFLSKNNFKFFSWDRLIYLKNLETLDLSYNYLTRVPEVLSNCSKSLKKLILNNNYIHHLTKNFLQDAFQLRYLDLSSNKLRIIQKSSFPENVLNQLDMLLLHGNNFMCNCDAVWLVWWINQTEVTIPYLATEVTCAGPGAHKGQSLISLNLYTCELDLINSILYTVSVFIILCLMVVPVTNHLYYWDVWYSYHFCKAKLKGYQRLVSPDFCYDAFIIYDTNDPKVTEWVFQELLENIESQGEKQFNLCLEERDWLPGKPVLENLSQSIQLSKKTVFVMTNAYVKSGSFKTAFYLSHQRLIDEKLDVIILIFLEKTLQRSKYLQLRKRLCKRSVLEWPTNPQAHPYFWQCLKNAIATDNNMVYSKVFKETL; encoded by the exons atgatcctaaATATGaag GTGTTGCTCATGCGGAAATTATATAGACCATTCCTTATTctctttcacctgttcctatggTGCAAACTTCCTGGAGCTAGATGGTTTCCTAAAACCTTGCCTTGTAACGTCACTCAGAACATTATGGAAGCCAGTGTAATGGTGAATTGCAGCAATAAACATCTCACAGAAATCCCAAAAGGAATTCCTTACAATACAACCAACCTGACTCTCACCATCAATCACATACCAAAAATTACCCCAAGCTCCTTTGATGGCCTGAAAAATCTGGTGGAAATTGATTTCCGATGCAATTGTGTTCCCGTCCGAATAGGGCCAAAAGACCACATATGCCTCAAAAGGCCAAAAATCAGTTTTGGCAGCTTTAAAAATCTCACTAATTTGAAGTCACTGTATTTGGATGGAAACCAACTCTCTGAAATACCTTTAGGCCTTCCTTCCAATTTGCAGCTACTGAGTCTTGAAGCAAACCACATCTCTTCCATCACCAAAGAGAACTTGACTGAGTTGGACAACCTAGAAATTCTCTATCTGGGCCAAAATTGTTATTTCCGTAATCCCtgcaatgtttctttttttatagaaaaagatgCCTTTCAGAGTCTAAGGAATTTAACAGTCTTATCCCTAAAGGCTGACAATTTAACTACTGTTCCCACTATTTTACCATCCAGTTTAAGAGAGCTCTACCTTTATAACAATATTATCCAAAGCATTGAAAAGGACGATTTTCGAAACCTCAACCAATTAGAAATTCTTGACTTGAGTGGAAATTGCCCTCGTTGTTTCAACGTCCCATTTCCTTGTATCCCTTGTCCAAATAATAGTGCATTAAAGATCCATAAAAATGCTTTTGATTCCTtaactgaattaaaatttttgcGTCTCCATAGTAATTCACTCCAGAATATACCTAAGAGTTGgtttaaaaacaccaaaaaacttGAAGAACTTGACCTTTCCCAAAATTTCCTGGCCAAAGAAATTGGAGATGCCAAgtttttatattctcttggcaGTCTCATAAAACTGGATTTGTCTTTCAATTATGAACCACAGATCTACCGTGCTTATTTGAATTTGTCAAAAGCATTTGCTTCCttgaaaaatctgaaaatcttGAGGCTTAAAGGCTATGTCTTTAAGGAATTGAAAAGTAACGATCTCTTGTCCTTACAGAAGCTCTCACATCTTGAAGTGTTGGATCTTGGCACTAACTTTATTAAAATTGCTGAATTGGGTATGTTAAAAAAATTCCAAGCTCTAAAAAACATTGATCTTTCTGTTAATAAAATATCTCCTTCTGGTGAGACAAGTCAAAATGGATTTTGCTCAATGTCCAGGACTTCTACAGAGTTCCATGTTTCccaaggatttgaatccatgcaTTATTTCAAATATGATGAGTTTGCTCGAAGTTGCATgtttaaaaacaaagagaaaccttcTCTCTCATTGATCAATAATGACTGTCAGTCATATGGAAAATCTTTGGATTTAagcagaaataatatattttttatcaatCCTAATGATTTCCAGGACCTTTCTTTTCTGGAGTGTCTAAATCTATCAGGAAATAGCATTAGCCAGACTCTCAATGGCAGTGAATTTCACCCTTTAGGGAAATTGAAATACCTGGATTTCTCTAACAACAAACTTGATTTGCTTCACCCAACAGCTTTTCAGGAGCTGCAAGAGCTAGAAGTTCTAGATATTAGTGGTAATAGTCATTATTTTCTGTCAGAAGGGATCACTCATATGCTCAATTTCACCAAGAATCTCCCTTTTTTGAAGAAATTGATGATGAATGGGAATGCTATCTCCACCTCCACCAGCACAAAAATGGAAAGTGAATCTTTAAGTGTTCTGGAATTCCGAGGAAATCGTTTAGATATTTTATGGAGAGATGGAGATAACCGATATTTGCAGTTCTTCAGGAATCTGAACAAGCTGGAGGAGTTAGATATTTCTGAAAATTCCCTCAGTTTTTTGCCTCTTGGAGCATTTGAGGGCATGCCTCCAAATCTGAAGACTCTCTTCTtgtccaaaaataattttaagtttttcagCTGGGACAGACTCATctaccttaagaatctggagacACTGGATCTCAGTTACAACTATCTGACCCGTGTTCCTGAGGTATTAAGCAACTGTTCCAAAAGTCTCAAGAAACTGATACTTAATAATAACTATATCCATCACCTGACAAAAAATTTTCTCCAGGATGCTTTTCAGTTGAGATATCTGGACCTTAGTTCAAATAAGCTTCGCATCATTCAGAAGTCTAGCTTCCCAGAAAATGTCCTTAACCAGCTTGATATGCTACTGTTACATGGCAACAACTTTATGTGCAACTGTGATGCTGTATGGTTGGTGTGGTGGATTAACCAAACAGAGGTCACTATTCCTTATTTGGCCACTGAAGTGACCTGTGCAGGACCAGGAGCACACAAAGGCCAGAGCTTGATTTCACTCAATCTATATACCTGTGAGTTAGATTTGATTAATTCGATTCTATACACTGTTTCAGTATTCATCATTCTTTGCCTGATGGTTGTTCCAGTCACAAACCATTTGTATTACTGGGATGTATGGTACAGCTATCATTTCTGCAAAGCCAAATTAAAGGGATATCAGCGCCTAGTTTCACCAGATTTTTGTTATGATGCTTTTATTATCTATGACACCAATGATCCAAAGGTGACAGAATGGGTTTTCCAAGAGCTGCTGGAAAACATTGAAAGCCAAGGAGAGAAACAATTCAATTTGTGTCTTGAAGAACGAGATTGGTTGCCAGGAAAACCAGTTTTGGAAAACCTTTCCCAGAGTATACAACTAAGCAAAAAAACAGTATTTGTGATGACAAATGCCTACGTCAAGTCAGGGAGTTTTAAGACAGCATTTTACTTGTCACATCAAAGGCTCATAGATGAAAAATTAGATGTAATCATTTTGATATTTCTTGAAAAAACTCTTCAGAGATCAAAGTACCTCCAACTCAGAAAAAGATTGTGTAAGAGGTCGGTCCTTGAGTGGCCCACCAATCCACAGGCTCATCCTTATTTCTGGCAGTGTTTGAAAAATGCCATAGCCACAGATAATAACATGGTTTACAGTAAGGTGTTCAAAGAGACTCTCTAG
- the TLR7 gene encoding toll-like receptor 7 isoform X2 has product MVLLMRKLYRPFLILFHLFLWCKLPGARWFPKTLPCNVTQNIMEASVMVNCSNKHLTEIPKGIPYNTTNLTLTINHIPKITPSSFDGLKNLVEIDFRCNCVPVRIGPKDHICLKRPKISFGSFKNLTNLKSLYLDGNQLSEIPLGLPSNLQLLSLEANHISSITKENLTELDNLEILYLGQNCYFRNPCNVSFFIEKDAFQSLRNLTVLSLKADNLTTVPTILPSSLRELYLYNNIIQSIEKDDFRNLNQLEILDLSGNCPRCFNVPFPCIPCPNNSALKIHKNAFDSLTELKFLRLHSNSLQNIPKSWFKNTKKLEELDLSQNFLAKEIGDAKFLYSLGSLIKLDLSFNYEPQIYRAYLNLSKAFASLKNLKILRLKGYVFKELKSNDLLSLQKLSHLEVLDLGTNFIKIAELGMLKKFQALKNIDLSVNKISPSGETSQNGFCSMSRTSTEFHVSQGFESMHYFKYDEFARSCMFKNKEKPSLSLINNDCQSYGKSLDLSRNNIFFINPNDFQDLSFLECLNLSGNSISQTLNGSEFHPLGKLKYLDFSNNKLDLLHPTAFQELQELEVLDISGNSHYFLSEGITHMLNFTKNLPFLKKLMMNGNAISTSTSTKMESESLSVLEFRGNRLDILWRDGDNRYLQFFRNLNKLEELDISENSLSFLPLGAFEGMPPNLKTLFLSKNNFKFFSWDRLIYLKNLETLDLSYNYLTRVPEVLSNCSKSLKKLILNNNYIHHLTKNFLQDAFQLRYLDLSSNKLRIIQKSSFPENVLNQLDMLLLHGNNFMCNCDAVWLVWWINQTEVTIPYLATEVTCAGPGAHKGQSLISLNLYTCELDLINSILYTVSVFIILCLMVVPVTNHLYYWDVWYSYHFCKAKLKGYQRLVSPDFCYDAFIIYDTNDPKVTEWVFQELLENIESQGEKQFNLCLEERDWLPGKPVLENLSQSIQLSKKTVFVMTNAYVKSGSFKTAFYLSHQRLIDEKLDVIILIFLEKTLQRSKYLQLRKRLCKRSVLEWPTNPQAHPYFWQCLKNAIATDNNMVYSKVFKETL; this is encoded by the exons ATG GTGTTGCTCATGCGGAAATTATATAGACCATTCCTTATTctctttcacctgttcctatggTGCAAACTTCCTGGAGCTAGATGGTTTCCTAAAACCTTGCCTTGTAACGTCACTCAGAACATTATGGAAGCCAGTGTAATGGTGAATTGCAGCAATAAACATCTCACAGAAATCCCAAAAGGAATTCCTTACAATACAACCAACCTGACTCTCACCATCAATCACATACCAAAAATTACCCCAAGCTCCTTTGATGGCCTGAAAAATCTGGTGGAAATTGATTTCCGATGCAATTGTGTTCCCGTCCGAATAGGGCCAAAAGACCACATATGCCTCAAAAGGCCAAAAATCAGTTTTGGCAGCTTTAAAAATCTCACTAATTTGAAGTCACTGTATTTGGATGGAAACCAACTCTCTGAAATACCTTTAGGCCTTCCTTCCAATTTGCAGCTACTGAGTCTTGAAGCAAACCACATCTCTTCCATCACCAAAGAGAACTTGACTGAGTTGGACAACCTAGAAATTCTCTATCTGGGCCAAAATTGTTATTTCCGTAATCCCtgcaatgtttctttttttatagaaaaagatgCCTTTCAGAGTCTAAGGAATTTAACAGTCTTATCCCTAAAGGCTGACAATTTAACTACTGTTCCCACTATTTTACCATCCAGTTTAAGAGAGCTCTACCTTTATAACAATATTATCCAAAGCATTGAAAAGGACGATTTTCGAAACCTCAACCAATTAGAAATTCTTGACTTGAGTGGAAATTGCCCTCGTTGTTTCAACGTCCCATTTCCTTGTATCCCTTGTCCAAATAATAGTGCATTAAAGATCCATAAAAATGCTTTTGATTCCTtaactgaattaaaatttttgcGTCTCCATAGTAATTCACTCCAGAATATACCTAAGAGTTGgtttaaaaacaccaaaaaacttGAAGAACTTGACCTTTCCCAAAATTTCCTGGCCAAAGAAATTGGAGATGCCAAgtttttatattctcttggcaGTCTCATAAAACTGGATTTGTCTTTCAATTATGAACCACAGATCTACCGTGCTTATTTGAATTTGTCAAAAGCATTTGCTTCCttgaaaaatctgaaaatcttGAGGCTTAAAGGCTATGTCTTTAAGGAATTGAAAAGTAACGATCTCTTGTCCTTACAGAAGCTCTCACATCTTGAAGTGTTGGATCTTGGCACTAACTTTATTAAAATTGCTGAATTGGGTATGTTAAAAAAATTCCAAGCTCTAAAAAACATTGATCTTTCTGTTAATAAAATATCTCCTTCTGGTGAGACAAGTCAAAATGGATTTTGCTCAATGTCCAGGACTTCTACAGAGTTCCATGTTTCccaaggatttgaatccatgcaTTATTTCAAATATGATGAGTTTGCTCGAAGTTGCATgtttaaaaacaaagagaaaccttcTCTCTCATTGATCAATAATGACTGTCAGTCATATGGAAAATCTTTGGATTTAagcagaaataatatattttttatcaatCCTAATGATTTCCAGGACCTTTCTTTTCTGGAGTGTCTAAATCTATCAGGAAATAGCATTAGCCAGACTCTCAATGGCAGTGAATTTCACCCTTTAGGGAAATTGAAATACCTGGATTTCTCTAACAACAAACTTGATTTGCTTCACCCAACAGCTTTTCAGGAGCTGCAAGAGCTAGAAGTTCTAGATATTAGTGGTAATAGTCATTATTTTCTGTCAGAAGGGATCACTCATATGCTCAATTTCACCAAGAATCTCCCTTTTTTGAAGAAATTGATGATGAATGGGAATGCTATCTCCACCTCCACCAGCACAAAAATGGAAAGTGAATCTTTAAGTGTTCTGGAATTCCGAGGAAATCGTTTAGATATTTTATGGAGAGATGGAGATAACCGATATTTGCAGTTCTTCAGGAATCTGAACAAGCTGGAGGAGTTAGATATTTCTGAAAATTCCCTCAGTTTTTTGCCTCTTGGAGCATTTGAGGGCATGCCTCCAAATCTGAAGACTCTCTTCTtgtccaaaaataattttaagtttttcagCTGGGACAGACTCATctaccttaagaatctggagacACTGGATCTCAGTTACAACTATCTGACCCGTGTTCCTGAGGTATTAAGCAACTGTTCCAAAAGTCTCAAGAAACTGATACTTAATAATAACTATATCCATCACCTGACAAAAAATTTTCTCCAGGATGCTTTTCAGTTGAGATATCTGGACCTTAGTTCAAATAAGCTTCGCATCATTCAGAAGTCTAGCTTCCCAGAAAATGTCCTTAACCAGCTTGATATGCTACTGTTACATGGCAACAACTTTATGTGCAACTGTGATGCTGTATGGTTGGTGTGGTGGATTAACCAAACAGAGGTCACTATTCCTTATTTGGCCACTGAAGTGACCTGTGCAGGACCAGGAGCACACAAAGGCCAGAGCTTGATTTCACTCAATCTATATACCTGTGAGTTAGATTTGATTAATTCGATTCTATACACTGTTTCAGTATTCATCATTCTTTGCCTGATGGTTGTTCCAGTCACAAACCATTTGTATTACTGGGATGTATGGTACAGCTATCATTTCTGCAAAGCCAAATTAAAGGGATATCAGCGCCTAGTTTCACCAGATTTTTGTTATGATGCTTTTATTATCTATGACACCAATGATCCAAAGGTGACAGAATGGGTTTTCCAAGAGCTGCTGGAAAACATTGAAAGCCAAGGAGAGAAACAATTCAATTTGTGTCTTGAAGAACGAGATTGGTTGCCAGGAAAACCAGTTTTGGAAAACCTTTCCCAGAGTATACAACTAAGCAAAAAAACAGTATTTGTGATGACAAATGCCTACGTCAAGTCAGGGAGTTTTAAGACAGCATTTTACTTGTCACATCAAAGGCTCATAGATGAAAAATTAGATGTAATCATTTTGATATTTCTTGAAAAAACTCTTCAGAGATCAAAGTACCTCCAACTCAGAAAAAGATTGTGTAAGAGGTCGGTCCTTGAGTGGCCCACCAATCCACAGGCTCATCCTTATTTCTGGCAGTGTTTGAAAAATGCCATAGCCACAGATAATAACATGGTTTACAGTAAGGTGTTCAAAGAGACTCTCTAG